The Euphorbia lathyris chromosome 8, ddEupLath1.1, whole genome shotgun sequence genome has a window encoding:
- the LOC136203541 gene encoding calmodulin-binding transcription activator 2 isoform X1 produces the protein MADRASFGLGPRLDIQQLFLEAQHRWLRPAEICEILRNYQKFHISSESPTRPPSGSLFLFDRKVLRYFRKDGHNWRKKRDGKTVREAHEKLKVGSIDVLHCYYAHGEDNESFQRRSYWMLEQELMHIVFVHYLEVKGNRTNSSPSNSFVASHNKEPSGNTDSTSPTSTLSSYCEDADSADSQHTSSGHYSLLEPQQIQSGPVTDKKNGGMLSSHFVHPTPHNHEVQSSTPAIHPYSYVQGDGLGKIDGTFTNDSQSLASWEEVLEQCNMGNKPDATGIARSTILGEIIDAPTEDYGGSLPTESQWQIPYQNNSLHSHDGQVYQTADLGLTYDLDARLFEQRGYNGDLQNTLEGFLSGPLQHNLELLDSTLNMPFTNAEVQALSQGEYEKDISVEENSKYNFIKKPLLDKEEGFKKVDSFSRWVSRELADVDDLHMRSSSGLSWSTVECENVGNDSSLSPSVSQDQLFSIIDFSPKWAYADSKLEVHVTGTFLKSRQDVVKHNWSCMFGEVEVPAEVLADGILCCYAPPHSVGRVPFYVTCSNRVACSEVREFDYQEGSAEDVDVIDTYGGNTSDMLLHLRFERLLSLRAPGPPSSLFEDAREKQVLISKIISLSEDDECYQLAEPTSERGLSQEEIKMKKALQAKLYPWLLHVVAGSVKGPSMLDDDGQGVLHLAAALGYDWAIKPTVTAGVNINFRDVNGWTALHWAAFYGREQTVAALVLLGADTRALTDPSPEFPLGRTPADLASGNGQKGISGFLAESSLTSYLRLLTLTDSKEGADPEVSGTAAVQTIAERAATPVNDGDMPNVLSLKDSLSAMRNATQAANRIYQVFRMQSFQRKQLTEYDNDEPILDERDLAVVAAKMRRPMHSEVVNAAAVQIQKKFRGYKKRKEFLIIRQRIVKIQAHIRGHQVRKQFRTIIWSVGILEKVILRWRRKGSGLRGFRREPITKEEPPKVQEVPPKEDDYDFLKEGRKQNEVRQEKALTRVKSMYHCPEGQAQYRRLLTYFEKFRDTKESEMEFSSPNEFVSNNEDLVDIDSLLDDDTFMSIAFE, from the exons GTggctccctttttcttttcGATCGGAAGGTTTTGAGGTACTTCCGAAAGGACGGACATAATTGGAGGAAAAAAAGGGATGGAAAGACTGTCAGAGAAGCTCATGAGAAGCTGAAG GTTGGAAGTATTGATGTATTACACTGTTATTATGCCCATGGAGAAGATAACGAGAGCTTTCAAAGGCGCAGCTATTGGATGCTTGAGCA GGAATTGATGCATATAGTATTCGTCCACTACTTGGAAGTAAAG GGGAACAGGACGAATAGCAGTCCTTCAAACAGCTTTGTTGCGAGTCATAACAAAGAGCCTTCAGGAAATACAGATTCAACAAGCCCAACCAGTACACTTTCATCTTATTGTGAAGATGCCGATTCAG CTGATAGTCAACATACAAGTTCTGGACACTACTCTCTTCTTGAGCCACAACAAATACAAAGTGGTCCCGTGACAGACAAAAAGAATGGTGGCATGTTGAGTTCTCATTTTGTTCATCCAACACCTC ATAATCATGAAGTCCAATCATCAACGCCTGCAATACATCCATATTCATATGTTCAGGGAGATGGCCTGGGAAAAATTGATGGTACTTTCACTAATGATTCCCAAAGCCTGGCATCTTGGGAGGAGGttttggaacaatgtaatatGGGAAATAAACCGGATGCTACAGGTATTGCAAGGAGTACGATTCTTGGTGAGATTATAGATGCTCCCACTGAGGATTATGGTGGTTCTCTGCCAACAGAATCACAATGGCAG ATTCCGTACCAAAACAATTCCTTGCACTCGCATGATGGACAAGTCTACCAAACAGCGGATCTTGGTTTGACATATGATTTAGATGCAAGGTTGTTTGAGCAAAGAGGTTATAATGGTGATTTACAAAATACACTTGAGGGATTTTTATCTGGTCCCCTTCAGCACAACTTGGAGCTTCTTGATAGCACACTTAATATGCCATTTACAAACGCTGAAGTTCAAGCTTTATCTCAGGGGGAATATGAGAAAGACATTTCTGTGGAAGAAAATagcaaatataattttattaagaaaCCATTACTAGATAAAGAAGAGGGCTTCAAGAAAGTTGATAGCTTTTCTCGTTGGGTTTCTCGAGAACTTGCTGATGTGGATGATTTGCATATGAGATCCTCATCTGGTCTTTCATGGAGCACAGTTGAATGTGAAAATGTGGGTAATGATTCTTCACTAAGCCCCTCCGTCTCACAAGATCAACTTTTCAGCATAATTGATTTTTCACCAAAGTGGGCCTATGCAGACTCGAAATTGGAG GTACATGTCACTGGAACATTTTTGAAGAGTCGGCAAGATGTGGTAAAGCATAACTGGTCTTGCATGTTTGGGGAAGTGGAGGTACCAGCTGAGGTTTTGGCTGATGGGATTCTTTGTTGCTATGCTCCACCTCACAGTGTTGGAAGAGTTCCTTTCTATGTTACTTGTTCAAACAGGGTTGCTTGTAGTGAAGTGCGTGAATTTGATTATCAAGAGGGATCCGCTGAAGATGTAGATGTCATAGACACTTATGGTGGTAATACAAGTGACATGCTTCTTCATCTGCGATTTGAAAGGTTGCTGTCTTTGAGAGCTCCTGGTCCTCCAAGTTCTCTCTTTGAAGATGCTAGAGAGAAACAGGTACTGATTAGCAAAATCATTTCACTGAGTGAGGATGATGAATGTTATCAGTTGGCTGAACCAACCTCAGAAAGAGGTTTATCCCAAGAGGAGATAAAAATGAAGAAGGCTTTGCAAGCAAAGCTGTATCCGTGGCTTCTTCATGTGGTTGCTGGAAGTGTTAAAGGGCCAAGTATGTTGGACGATGATGGGCAAGGTGTTCTACACTTAGCAGCTGCTCTTGGTTATGATTGGGCCATAAAGCCAACAGTGACTGCTGGGGTCAATATCAATTTCCGTGATGTGAATGGATGGACTGCCCTTCATTGGGCCGCATTCTATGGCAG AGAGCAGACAGTTGCTGCACTTGTCTTGTTGGGTGCAGATACACGGGCACTGACAGATCCATCTCCGGAATTTCCTTTGGGTAGAACTCCAGCTGACCTTGCTTCAGGCAATGGACAGAAAGGGATATCTGGCTTCCTTGCAGAGTCATCTCTGACAAGCTACCTACGTTTGCTTACATTGACTGATTCAAAGGAGGGAGCTGACCCTGAAGTTTCAGGAACGGCAGCTGTGCAGACAATTGCAGAACGAGCAGCAACTCCTGTGAATGATGGCGATATGCCAAATGTACTATCATTGAAAGATTCACTTTCTGCCATGCGCAATGCTACACAAGCTGCTAACCGTATATATCAAGTATTCAGAATGCAGTCATTCCAGAGGAAACAGTTAACTGAGTATGATAATGATGAACCAATATTGGATGAGAGAGATCTTGCAGTTGTTGCTGCCAAGATGCGCAGGCCTATGCATTCTGAAGTAGTCAATGCTGCAGCTGTACAAATCCAAAAGAAGTTCCGTGGTTATaagaagagaaaagaatttttgATAATTCGGCAACGGATTGTCAAAATACAG GCCCATATAAGAGGACACCAGGTGAGGAAGCAATTTAGGACGATCATTTGGTCTGTTGGAATCCTGGAAAAGGTTATTTTGCGATGGAGACGTAAAGGAAGTGGTCTACGGGGATTCCGCAGAGAACCAATTACAAAGGAGGAGCCCCCAAAAGTGCAAGAAGTGCCTCCAAAAGAGGATGATTATGATTTTCTCAAGGAAGGAAGGAAACAAAATGAGGTGAGGCAAGAAAAAGCACTTACGAGGGTGAAATCCATGTATCATTGTCCTGAAGGACAAGCTCAATACAGGAGGCTGTTGacttattttgaaaaattccGGGATACTAAG GAAAGTGAAATGGAATTTAGCAGTCCAAATGAATTTGTTTCTAATAATGAAGATCTTGTTGATATTGATTCGCTTTTGGACGACGACACATTCATGTCGATAGCATTCGAATGA
- the LOC136203541 gene encoding calmodulin-binding transcription activator 2 isoform X2, whose translation MLLASNIQQLFLEAQHRWLRPAEICEILRNYQKFHISSESPTRPPSGSLFLFDRKVLRYFRKDGHNWRKKRDGKTVREAHEKLKVGSIDVLHCYYAHGEDNESFQRRSYWMLEQELMHIVFVHYLEVKGNRTNSSPSNSFVASHNKEPSGNTDSTSPTSTLSSYCEDADSADSQHTSSGHYSLLEPQQIQSGPVTDKKNGGMLSSHFVHPTPHNHEVQSSTPAIHPYSYVQGDGLGKIDGTFTNDSQSLASWEEVLEQCNMGNKPDATGIARSTILGEIIDAPTEDYGGSLPTESQWQIPYQNNSLHSHDGQVYQTADLGLTYDLDARLFEQRGYNGDLQNTLEGFLSGPLQHNLELLDSTLNMPFTNAEVQALSQGEYEKDISVEENSKYNFIKKPLLDKEEGFKKVDSFSRWVSRELADVDDLHMRSSSGLSWSTVECENVGNDSSLSPSVSQDQLFSIIDFSPKWAYADSKLEVHVTGTFLKSRQDVVKHNWSCMFGEVEVPAEVLADGILCCYAPPHSVGRVPFYVTCSNRVACSEVREFDYQEGSAEDVDVIDTYGGNTSDMLLHLRFERLLSLRAPGPPSSLFEDAREKQVLISKIISLSEDDECYQLAEPTSERGLSQEEIKMKKALQAKLYPWLLHVVAGSVKGPSMLDDDGQGVLHLAAALGYDWAIKPTVTAGVNINFRDVNGWTALHWAAFYGREQTVAALVLLGADTRALTDPSPEFPLGRTPADLASGNGQKGISGFLAESSLTSYLRLLTLTDSKEGADPEVSGTAAVQTIAERAATPVNDGDMPNVLSLKDSLSAMRNATQAANRIYQVFRMQSFQRKQLTEYDNDEPILDERDLAVVAAKMRRPMHSEVVNAAAVQIQKKFRGYKKRKEFLIIRQRIVKIQAHIRGHQVRKQFRTIIWSVGILEKVILRWRRKGSGLRGFRREPITKEEPPKVQEVPPKEDDYDFLKEGRKQNEVRQEKALTRVKSMYHCPEGQAQYRRLLTYFEKFRDTKESEMEFSSPNEFVSNNEDLVDIDSLLDDDTFMSIAFE comes from the exons GTggctccctttttcttttcGATCGGAAGGTTTTGAGGTACTTCCGAAAGGACGGACATAATTGGAGGAAAAAAAGGGATGGAAAGACTGTCAGAGAAGCTCATGAGAAGCTGAAG GTTGGAAGTATTGATGTATTACACTGTTATTATGCCCATGGAGAAGATAACGAGAGCTTTCAAAGGCGCAGCTATTGGATGCTTGAGCA GGAATTGATGCATATAGTATTCGTCCACTACTTGGAAGTAAAG GGGAACAGGACGAATAGCAGTCCTTCAAACAGCTTTGTTGCGAGTCATAACAAAGAGCCTTCAGGAAATACAGATTCAACAAGCCCAACCAGTACACTTTCATCTTATTGTGAAGATGCCGATTCAG CTGATAGTCAACATACAAGTTCTGGACACTACTCTCTTCTTGAGCCACAACAAATACAAAGTGGTCCCGTGACAGACAAAAAGAATGGTGGCATGTTGAGTTCTCATTTTGTTCATCCAACACCTC ATAATCATGAAGTCCAATCATCAACGCCTGCAATACATCCATATTCATATGTTCAGGGAGATGGCCTGGGAAAAATTGATGGTACTTTCACTAATGATTCCCAAAGCCTGGCATCTTGGGAGGAGGttttggaacaatgtaatatGGGAAATAAACCGGATGCTACAGGTATTGCAAGGAGTACGATTCTTGGTGAGATTATAGATGCTCCCACTGAGGATTATGGTGGTTCTCTGCCAACAGAATCACAATGGCAG ATTCCGTACCAAAACAATTCCTTGCACTCGCATGATGGACAAGTCTACCAAACAGCGGATCTTGGTTTGACATATGATTTAGATGCAAGGTTGTTTGAGCAAAGAGGTTATAATGGTGATTTACAAAATACACTTGAGGGATTTTTATCTGGTCCCCTTCAGCACAACTTGGAGCTTCTTGATAGCACACTTAATATGCCATTTACAAACGCTGAAGTTCAAGCTTTATCTCAGGGGGAATATGAGAAAGACATTTCTGTGGAAGAAAATagcaaatataattttattaagaaaCCATTACTAGATAAAGAAGAGGGCTTCAAGAAAGTTGATAGCTTTTCTCGTTGGGTTTCTCGAGAACTTGCTGATGTGGATGATTTGCATATGAGATCCTCATCTGGTCTTTCATGGAGCACAGTTGAATGTGAAAATGTGGGTAATGATTCTTCACTAAGCCCCTCCGTCTCACAAGATCAACTTTTCAGCATAATTGATTTTTCACCAAAGTGGGCCTATGCAGACTCGAAATTGGAG GTACATGTCACTGGAACATTTTTGAAGAGTCGGCAAGATGTGGTAAAGCATAACTGGTCTTGCATGTTTGGGGAAGTGGAGGTACCAGCTGAGGTTTTGGCTGATGGGATTCTTTGTTGCTATGCTCCACCTCACAGTGTTGGAAGAGTTCCTTTCTATGTTACTTGTTCAAACAGGGTTGCTTGTAGTGAAGTGCGTGAATTTGATTATCAAGAGGGATCCGCTGAAGATGTAGATGTCATAGACACTTATGGTGGTAATACAAGTGACATGCTTCTTCATCTGCGATTTGAAAGGTTGCTGTCTTTGAGAGCTCCTGGTCCTCCAAGTTCTCTCTTTGAAGATGCTAGAGAGAAACAGGTACTGATTAGCAAAATCATTTCACTGAGTGAGGATGATGAATGTTATCAGTTGGCTGAACCAACCTCAGAAAGAGGTTTATCCCAAGAGGAGATAAAAATGAAGAAGGCTTTGCAAGCAAAGCTGTATCCGTGGCTTCTTCATGTGGTTGCTGGAAGTGTTAAAGGGCCAAGTATGTTGGACGATGATGGGCAAGGTGTTCTACACTTAGCAGCTGCTCTTGGTTATGATTGGGCCATAAAGCCAACAGTGACTGCTGGGGTCAATATCAATTTCCGTGATGTGAATGGATGGACTGCCCTTCATTGGGCCGCATTCTATGGCAG AGAGCAGACAGTTGCTGCACTTGTCTTGTTGGGTGCAGATACACGGGCACTGACAGATCCATCTCCGGAATTTCCTTTGGGTAGAACTCCAGCTGACCTTGCTTCAGGCAATGGACAGAAAGGGATATCTGGCTTCCTTGCAGAGTCATCTCTGACAAGCTACCTACGTTTGCTTACATTGACTGATTCAAAGGAGGGAGCTGACCCTGAAGTTTCAGGAACGGCAGCTGTGCAGACAATTGCAGAACGAGCAGCAACTCCTGTGAATGATGGCGATATGCCAAATGTACTATCATTGAAAGATTCACTTTCTGCCATGCGCAATGCTACACAAGCTGCTAACCGTATATATCAAGTATTCAGAATGCAGTCATTCCAGAGGAAACAGTTAACTGAGTATGATAATGATGAACCAATATTGGATGAGAGAGATCTTGCAGTTGTTGCTGCCAAGATGCGCAGGCCTATGCATTCTGAAGTAGTCAATGCTGCAGCTGTACAAATCCAAAAGAAGTTCCGTGGTTATaagaagagaaaagaatttttgATAATTCGGCAACGGATTGTCAAAATACAG GCCCATATAAGAGGACACCAGGTGAGGAAGCAATTTAGGACGATCATTTGGTCTGTTGGAATCCTGGAAAAGGTTATTTTGCGATGGAGACGTAAAGGAAGTGGTCTACGGGGATTCCGCAGAGAACCAATTACAAAGGAGGAGCCCCCAAAAGTGCAAGAAGTGCCTCCAAAAGAGGATGATTATGATTTTCTCAAGGAAGGAAGGAAACAAAATGAGGTGAGGCAAGAAAAAGCACTTACGAGGGTGAAATCCATGTATCATTGTCCTGAAGGACAAGCTCAATACAGGAGGCTGTTGacttattttgaaaaattccGGGATACTAAG GAAAGTGAAATGGAATTTAGCAGTCCAAATGAATTTGTTTCTAATAATGAAGATCTTGTTGATATTGATTCGCTTTTGGACGACGACACATTCATGTCGATAGCATTCGAATGA